A single genomic interval of Malania oleifera isolate guangnan ecotype guangnan chromosome 11, ASM2987363v1, whole genome shotgun sequence harbors:
- the LOC131168419 gene encoding large ribosomal subunit protein mL102 (rPPR5) — MAYIFTPRLYQWKHRVLPSVYRVPNPPSLNFLHFLCSTSSPDPPASDYIPAVVQMPDPSLEVALAESPESQNAVNGKQNANQRTPRGRRRNPEKVEDIICRMMANREWTTRLQNSIRRLVPEFDHSLVWNVLHGARNSEHALQFFRWVERTGFQHDPATHMKIIEILGRASKLNHARCILLDMPKKGIEWDEDMFVVLIDSYGKAGIVQESVKIFQNMKELGVERTIKSYDALFKVIMRRGRYMMAKRYFNAMLREGIEPTCHTYNIMIWGFFLSLRVETANRFFEDMKSRGVSPDVVTYNTMINGYYRIKKMEEAEKLFVEMKGKNLAPTVISYTTMIKGYISVGRVDDALRLLDEMRSFSIKPTAVTYSTLLPGLCDSGKMAEAGNILKEMVERYIAPNDNSIFARLLSCQCDSGDLDAAADVLKAMIRLSIPTEAGHYGILIESFCKAGVYDRAVKYLDKLIEKEIILRPQSSLEMEPSAYNPMIEYLCSHGQTEKAETFFRQLMKKGVQDPAAFNNLMCGHSKEGSPDSAFEILKIMGRRGVPREVDAYRLLIESFLKKGEPADAKTALDSMIENGHLPNTSLFRAVMESLFDDSRVQTASRVMKSMVEKGVRENMDVVAKILEALFMRGHVEEALGRIELLMDAGCAPDFDTLLSALCEKGKTIAALKLLDFGLERDCNIDFSSYDKVIDALLAAGKTLNAYSILCKIMGKGGVTDKSNCEDLIKTLNEEGNTKQADILLRMIMGRDSGSGSKKGKKQAFTAS; from the coding sequence ATGGCCTACATATTTACGCCCAGGTTATACCAATGGAAACATAGAGTTTTGCCTTCTGTTTATAGGGTTCCGAACCCACCATCCCTCAATTTCCTCCATTTCCTCTGCTCAACATCTTCCCCGGATCCCCCAGCAAGCGATTATATCCCTGCTGTTGTTCAAATGCCGGATCCAAGCCTAGAAGTTGCCCTTGCGGAATCGCCTGAATCTCAAAATGCAGTTAATGGAAAACAAAATGCGAATCAGAGAACTCCAAGAGGTAGGCGCCGAAACCCAGAAAAAGTAGAGGATATAATTTGTAGAATGATGGCGAATCGAGAGTGGACGACCCGTTTACAAAACTCGATCCGACGATTAGTTCCTGAGTTTGATCACTCTCTCGTTTGGAACGTTTTACACGGTGCTCGGAACTCAGAGCATGCGCTTCAGTTCTTCCGGTGGGTTGAAAGGACTGGGTTCCAGCATGATCCGGCGACACACATGAAGATTATCGAGATTTTGGGTCGAGCTTCCAAACTCAACCATGCTCGATGTATACTATTGGATATGCCTAAGAAGGGTATTGAATGGGACGAAGATATGTTCGTTGTGCTCATTGATAGTTACGGTAAAGCTGGGATTGTTCAGGAGTCTGtgaagatttttcaaaatatgaaggAATTGGGTGTGGAGAGGACTATAAAATCATATGATGCTTTGTTTAAGGTGATTATGAGGCGAGGTCGGTATATGATGGCGAAAAGATATTTCAATGCTATGCTGAGGGAAGGAATAGAACCAACTTGCCATAcatataatattatgatatgggGTTTCTTTTTATCTTTGAGGGTGGAGACGGCTAATCGGTTCTTCGAAGATATGAAAAGTAGAGGGGTTTCGCCTGATGTGGTTACTTACAACACAATGATTAATGGGTATTATCGGATTAAGAAGATGGAGGAGGCAGAAAAGCTTTTTGTGGAGATGAAGGGAAAGAATTTAGCTCCTACAGTTATTAGTTATACTACAATGATTAAAGGTTATATTTCAGTTGGGCGAGTTGATGATGCATTGAGACTACTGGACGAGATGAGGTCTTTCAGTATCAAGCCAACTGCTGTCACATACTCAACTCTTTTGCCTGGGCTTTGTGATTCAGGGAAAATGGCTGAAGctggaaatattttgaaggagATGGTTGAGAGGTACATTGCTCCCAATGATAATTCAATTTTTGCGAGGTTGCTATCCTGCCAGTGTGACTCTGGTGACTTGGATGCAGCTGCTGATGTGCTGAAAGCAATGATTCGGTTGAGCATTCCAACCGAGGCTGGACATTATGGCATCTTAATTGAAAGCTTTTGCAAGGCTGGAGTGTATGATCGGGCTGTTAAATATTTGGATAAATTAATTGAGAAGGAAATCATCTTAAGGCCACAGAGTTCTTTGGAGATGGAGCCCAGTGCCTATAACCCCATGATTGAGTATCTCTGCAGTCATGGGCAGACAGAAAAAGCAGAAACTTTTTTCCGGCAGTTGATGAAAAAAGGTGTTCAAGATCCAGCTGCATTTAACAATTTAATGTGCGGACATTCAAAAGAAGGATCTCCTGATTCAGCTTTTGAAATTTTGAAGATTATGGGTAGGAGAGGAGTACCTAGAGAAGTAGATGCATATAGGTTGCTCATTGAGAGCTTTTTGAAGAAAGGTGAGCCTGCTGATGCCAAAACAGCACTGGATAGCATGATTGAAAATGGGCATCTTCCGAATACATCACTATTCAGGGCAGTGATGGAGAGTCTATTTGATGATAGTAGGGTTCAAACAGCGAGTCGGGTAATGAAGAGCATGGTGGAGAAGGGAGTGAGGGAGAATATGGACGTGGTAGCTAAGATCTTGGAAGCTCTCTTCATGAGAGGTCATGTCGAGGAAGCCCTAGGACGAATCGAACTACTAATGGACGCTGGATGTGCACCTGATTTTGATACTCTTctatctgctctttgtgagaaaGGGAAGACAATTGCAGCTCTCAAGCTGTTGGATTTTGGTTTGGAGAGGGATTGTAACATAGACTTTTCAAGCTATGATAAGGTGATTGATGCTCTTTTAGCAGCTGGGAAGACACTCAATGCATATTCGATCTTGTGTAAAATAATGGGGAAAGGAGGTGTCACAGATAAAAGCAATTGTGAGGATCTGATCAAAACCCTCAATGAGGAGGGGAACACAAAGCAGGCTGATATTCTCTTGAGAATGATCATGGGACGGGATAGCGGAAGTGGAAGCAAGAAAGGGAAGAAACAAGCCTTCACTGCCTCCTAA